From Saccharothrix espanaensis DSM 44229, the proteins below share one genomic window:
- a CDS encoding ATP-binding cassette domain-containing protein, whose product MTEILQLRGVNKSFGPVHVLHDIDFTVQAGEVTALVGDNGAGKSTLVKCIAGIHPMDSGEVRFDGRPVHVHGPRDAADLGIEVVYQDLALCDNLDIVQNMFLGRERGRYGLLDEADMEQAARRTLTSLSVRTVKSVRTQVASLSGGQRQTVAIAKAVLWNSRVVLLDEPTAALGVAQTRQVLDLVRRLAEQGLGVVLISHNMNDVFEVADRIACLYLGRMAAEVHTRDVTHGQVVELITAGRSGELGIARPESATT is encoded by the coding sequence GTGACCGAGATCTTGCAACTTCGGGGTGTCAACAAGAGTTTCGGGCCCGTGCACGTGCTGCACGACATCGACTTCACCGTCCAGGCCGGCGAGGTGACCGCGCTCGTCGGTGACAACGGCGCGGGCAAGTCGACGCTCGTCAAGTGCATCGCGGGCATCCACCCGATGGACTCCGGCGAGGTCCGGTTCGACGGCCGGCCGGTGCACGTCCACGGTCCGCGCGACGCCGCCGACCTGGGCATCGAGGTCGTCTACCAGGACCTCGCGCTGTGCGACAACCTCGACATCGTCCAGAACATGTTCCTCGGCCGGGAGCGCGGCCGGTACGGCCTGCTGGACGAGGCGGACATGGAGCAGGCCGCCCGCCGGACCCTGACCTCCCTGTCCGTCCGCACGGTCAAGTCGGTCCGGACCCAGGTCGCGTCGCTGTCCGGCGGTCAGCGGCAGACCGTGGCGATCGCCAAGGCCGTGCTGTGGAACAGCCGCGTCGTGCTGCTCGACGAGCCGACCGCCGCGCTGGGCGTGGCGCAGACCCGCCAGGTGCTCGACCTGGTGCGCAGGCTCGCCGAGCAGGGCCTCGGCGTGGTGCTGATCAGCCACAACATGAACGACGTGTTCGAGGTCGCGGACCGCATCGCGTGCCTGTACCTCGGGCGGATGGCCGCCGAGGTGCACACCAGGGACGTCACCCACGGCCAGGTGGTCGAGCTGATCACCGCGGGCCGCTCCGGCGAGCTCGGCATCGCCCGCCCCGAATCCGCCACCACCTGA